From the Manihot esculenta cultivar AM560-2 chromosome 3, M.esculenta_v8, whole genome shotgun sequence genome, one window contains:
- the LOC110610616 gene encoding pectinesterase/pectinesterase inhibitor PPE8B, with protein sequence MLHFHAPSFAITSLPQSHCSSLHYSAFHRMSRFSVPLLFVFLLLVLIVGSVPCDASSRSRSDYLQNECLKVPISEFVGSARTTIVLIRNVASTISKFGNFLGNFRLTNAIADCLDLLDFSADELSWSMSASQNPKGKHNSTGDLSSDLRTWLSAALVNQDTCIDGFEGTSSILKNLVAGGLNKITSSVQQLLSKVDSKPNSKANGVALTGRKTSQNHKFPSWVQHRDRKLLVINGVTPDAIVAADGTGNFTKIMDAVSAAPDYSMGRYIIYIKKGFYNEYVDIKKKKWNLMMVGDGMGVTVISGNRSFIDGWTTFRSATFAVSGRGFIARDITFENTAGAAKHQAVALRSDSDLSVFYRCEIKGYQDTLYTHTMRQFYRECRISGTVDFIFGDATAVFQNCQILAKKGLPSQKNTITAQGRKDPNQPTGYSIQFCNISADIDLLPVTSSTYTYLGRPWKNFSRTVVMQSYMSDAIRPEGWLEWNGDQFLDTLYYGEYSNYGPGAGLANRVRWPGYHILNTSNEASNYTVAVFIEGNLWLPSTGVKYTAGLEV encoded by the exons ATGTTGCACTTTCATGCACCTTCTTTCGCCATAACAAGCCTGCCTCAGTCCCACTGCTCCTCATTGCACTACTCTGCATTTCACAGAATGTCAAGATTTTCTGTTCCTTTACTCTTTGTTTTCTTGTTGCTAGTCTTGATTGTGGGTTCTGTTCCTTGTGATGCCTCGTCTAGAAGTAGGAGTGATTATTTGCAGAATGAGTGCTTGAAAGTTCCCATTTCTGAATTCGTGGGCTCTGCGAGAACCACTATTGTTTTGATACGAAATGTAGCCTCTACCATCTCAAAATTTGGTAATTTCTTAGGAAACTTTCGCCTCACCAACGCTATAGCTGATTGTCTTGACTTGCTGGACTTCTCTGCTGATGAGTTGAGCTGGTCCATGTCTGCCTCACAGAATCCCAAGG GTAAGCACAACAGCACTGGTGATCTGAGTTCTGATTTAAGGACATGGTTGAGTGCTGCACTTGTTAATCAGGACACATGCATTGATGGATTTGAAGGAACTAGTAGCATCCTCAAAAACCTAGTGGCAGGTGGTCTTAACAAGATCACTTCATCAGTCCAACAGCTCCTAAGCAAGGTGGACTCAAAACCCAATTCCAAGGCTAATGGAGTTGCCCTCACAGGCAGAAAAACTAGTCAAAATCACAAATTCCCCTCATGGGTTCAGCATAGGGACCGTAAATTGCTAGTGATTAATGGAGTGACCCCTGATGCTATAGTAGCAGCAGATGGGACTGGAAACTTTACTAAGATAATGGATGCAGTATCAGCAGCACCTGATTATAGCATGGGTCGCTATATCATATATATAAAGAAGGGTTTCTATAATGAATATGTAGATATCAAGAAGAAGAAATGGAACCTAATGATGGTGGGTGATGGAATGGGTGTCACAGTAATATCTGGCAACAGGAGTTTCATTGATGGCTGGACCACTTTTCGATCAGCAACCTTTG CGGTTAGTGGGAGAGGATTCATAGCTCGAGACATAACATTTGAGAACACTGCAGGTGCTGCAAAGCATCAAGCAGTGGCTCTCCGATCTGATTCTGATCTATCAGTCTTCTATAGATGTGAAATCAAGGGATATCAAGACACACTCTACACTCACACAATGCGACAATTCTACAGAGAATGTCGTATTAGTGGGACTGTAGACTTCATCTTTGGTGATGCAACTGCTGTCTTCCAAAACTGCCAGATTCTAGCCAAGAAAGGCCTACCAAGCCAAAAGAACACTATAACAGCTCAAGGCCGCAAGGACCCAAATCAACCAACAGGATACTCCATCCAATTTTGCAATATCTCAGCAGATATTGATCTCTTGCCTGTCACCAGTTCCACATACACATACCTTGGCAGGCCCTGGAAAAATTTTTCAAGAACTGTGGTTATGCAGTCCTATATGAGTGATGCTATCAGGCCAGAGGGATGGCTCGAGTGGAACGGTGACCAGTTTTTGGACACTCTGTACTATGGTGAGTATTCCAACTATGGTCCAGGAGCTGGGCTAGCTAACAGAGTCAGATGGCCTGGGTATCATATTTTGAATACTTCCAATGAGGCTAGCAATTACACAGTTGCTGTGTTCATTGAAGGAAACTTGTGGTTGCCATCAACTGGAGTGAAATACACTGCAGGCCTGGAGGTCTAA
- the LOC110612178 gene encoding 26S proteasome regulatory subunit 7, with amino-acid sequence MAPAAAAEDDELIKDEKNPRPLDEDDIALLKTYGLGPYSNSIKKEEKEIKELAKKINDLCGIKESDTGLAAPSQWDLVSDKQMMQEEQPLQVARCTKIINPNTEDAKYVINVKQIAKFVVGLGDKVSPTDIEEGMRVGVDRNKYQIQIPLPPKIDPSVTMMTVEEKPDVTYNDVGGCKEQIEKMREVVELPMLHPEKFVKLGIDPPKGVLCYGPPGTGKTLLARAVANRTDACFIRVIGSELVQKYVGEGARMVRELFQMARSKKACIVFFDEVDAIGGARFDDGVGGDNEVQRTMLEIVNQLDGFDARGNIKVLMATNRPDTLDPALLRPGRLDRKVEFGLPDLESRTQIFKIHTRTMNCEREIRFELLARLCPNSTGADIRSVCTEAGMYAIRARRKTVTEKDFLDAVNKVIKGYQKFSATPKYMVYN; translated from the exons ATGGCGCCGGCAGCTGCAGCAGAAGACGACGAACTAATCAAGGATGAGAAGAATCCTCGTCCTCTCGACGAAGACGACATTGCGCTTCTCAAGACCTAC GGATTAGGTCCGTACTCAAACAGCATCAAGAAAGAGGAGAAGGAAATCAAGGAATTGGCTAAGAAGATCAATGACCTTTGTG GTATCAAGGAATCTGACACTGGGTTAGCTGCACCAAGCCAGTGGGATCTTGTTTCTGATAAGCAAATGATGCAGGAGGAGCAACCACTTCAA GTTGCAAGGTGCACTAAGATAATTAACCCAAATACTGAGGATGCCAAGTATGTTATAAATGTCAAACAAATTGCAAAG TTTGTGGTAGGGCTTGGTGACAAAGTTTCTCCTACTGATATTGAAGAAGGCATGAGAGTGGG GGTTGATCGCAACAAATACCAGATTCAAATTCCTTTGCCTCCAAAGATTGATCCAAGTGTTACAATGATGACTGTAGAAGAAAAACCTGATGTAACATACAATGATGTTGGTGGATGTAAAGAGCAGATAGAAAAGATGCGAGAA GTTGTTGAGCTTCCGATGCTTCATCCAGAGAAATTTGTGAAGCTTGGGATTGATCCTCCTAAAGGTGTCTTGTGCTATGGTCCTCCTGGAACTGGCAAAACGCTTTTGGCTAGAGCTGTGGCCAACAGAACTGATGCCTGTTTCATCCGAGTTATTGGAAGTGAACTTGTTCAAAAATATGTTGGTGAGGGTGCCCGCATGGTTCGAGAGCTTTTCCAG ATGGCACGGTCAAAGAAGGCTTGTATAGTCTTTTTCGATGAAGTTGATGCAATAGGTGGTGCACGATTTGATGATGGTGTGGGTGGAGATAATGAGGTCCAACGTACCATGCTTGAAATTGTCAATCAGCTTGATGGGTTCGATGCTCGAGGAAATATTAAAGTCTTAATGGCAACAAACAG GCCTGATACACTGGACCCAGCATTGTTACGTCCAGGTAGACTGGATCGTAAGGTTGAGTTTGGGCTACCTGATTTGGAGAGCAGGACACAGATATTTAAGATCCATACACGAACTATGAACTGTGAAAGAGAGATTCGTTTTGAGCTTCTTGCACGCCTTTGCCCAAATTCAACCG GAGCTGACATTAGGAGTGTCTGCACTGAGGCTGGGATGTACGCTATTAGGGCACGCCGGAAGACGGTGACTGAGAAAGACTTCCTGGATGCTGTGAACAAGGTCATCAAGGGGTATCAGAAATTCAGTGCAACGCCAAAATACATGGTCTACAATTGA
- the LOC110610990 gene encoding glucan endo-1,3-beta-glucosidase 5, translated as MGNSCMLSFFFLCLIGGLGLVKEVKGLACNWGTQSTHPLQPKIVVQLLKDNGFDKVKLFEADPGALKALGHSGIQVMVGIPNDLLAPLASSVQAAINWVQQNVSDYVSRYGVDIRHVAVGNEPFLKTYKDTYLQTTFPALQNVQAALIKAGLAKQVKVTVPLNADVYQTDSGLPSGGNFRSDIHDLMISIIKFLSDNLSPLTINIYPFLSLNADPNFPKEYAFFNGSAAPVVDGSITYTNVFEANFDTLISALEKNGFSSMPVIIGEVGWPTDGDPSANAENAQRFNQGLLNRIFQGQGTPKRKTPLDIYLFSLIDEDNKSIQPGNFERHWGVFYFDGALKYQLDTGNGKSLVPAKGVKYLARQWCIMSPDASLADPNLANSISYACSYADCTSLGYGSSCSRLDARSNASYAYNMYYQTMDQRKGSCSFNNLSVVTNQDPSQDTCRFEIMIDLRKQETAPRRSLAGKIQNSTMGLILLLLLIINGAF; from the exons ATGGGTAACAGCTGCATGTTGTCGTTCTTCTTTCTGTGCTTGATTGGTGGTCTCGGCCTGGTGAAGGAGGTTAAAGGATTGGCATGCAACTGGGGAACGCAATCAACGCACCCTCTACAGCCTAAAATAGTGGTCCAGCTTTTGAAAGACAATGGTTTTGACAAGGTGAAGCTGTTTGAAGCTGATCCTGGAGCATTAAAGGCTCTTGGACATTCTGGTATCCAAGTTATGGTGGGGATCCCAAATGATCTCCTGGCTCCTCTTGCAAGCAGTGTCCAGGCTGCTATCAACTGGGTTCAGCAAAATGTGTCCGACTACGTGTCCAGATATGGTGTGGATATCAG GCATGTAGCTGTCGGAAATGAGCCTTTTCTCAAGACTTACAAAGACACTTATCTTCAGACAACATTTCCAGCACTTCAAAACGTTCAAGCAGCCTTGATCAAAGCTGGTTTGGCGAAACAAGTTAAGGTTACTGTACCACTAAATGCAGATGTCTACCAGACAGACAGTGGTCTACCTTCTGGTGGCAATTTTCGATCCGATATCCATGATCTCATGATCTCTATTATCAAGTTTCTCAGTGACAATCTATCTCCTCTCACCATCAACATCTACCCATTTCTTAGCCTCAATGCAGACCCCAATTTTCCCAAAGAGTATGCCTTCTTCAATGGCAGTGCTGCCCCAGTTGTTGATGGCTCCATAACTTATACCAATGTCTTTGAGGCAAATTTTGATACCCTCATTTCAGCTCTTGAAAAGAATGGTTTCTCATCAATGCCTGTCATCATTGGTGAAGTTGGCTGGCCAACCGACGGCGACCCCAGTGCCAATGCAGAGAATGCTCAGAGGTTCAACCAAGGCCTTCTCAATCGAATATTTCAAGGGCAAGGCACTCCGAAACGCAAGACTCCACTTGATATCTACCTGTTTTCACTCATTGATGAAGATAACAAGAGCATCCAACCTGGAAATTTTGAGAGGCACTGGGGTGTTTTCTACTTTGATGGAGCCCTCAAGTACCAATTGGATACGGGAAATGGAAAGTCTCTAGTTCCAGCAAAAGGTGTGAAGTATTTGGCTAGGCAGTGGTGTATAATGTCACCTGATGCGAGTCTCGCAGACCCCAATCTGGCTAACAGCATCAGCTACGCCTGCTCTTACGCCGATTGCACGAGTCTTGGCTATGGATCTTCCTGCAGCAGGCTGGATGCTAGAAGCaatgcttcttatgcttataACATGTATTACCAGACTATGGATCAGAGAAAAGGTTCTTGTTCATTTAACAATTTATCAGTTGTTACAAATCAGGATCCTTCTCAAGATACTTGCAGATTCGAGATCATGATTGATTTGCGTAAGCAAGAGACAGCACCACGTAGATCATTGGCTGGAAAAATACAAAACTCAACAATGGGTCTCATTCTACTCCTGCTATTGATCATTAATGGTGCTTTCTGA